From Brochothrix thermosphacta DSM 20171 = FSL F6-1036, a single genomic window includes:
- a CDS encoding DsbA family protein — protein MLNNLQHNIFPAKRNEKPLELYLFFNPLNEKSWDLEQLVRKLKLTYGNYFKLRYVLNVGSCISCEQKENDNTIFYAIKAAELQGHRLGTEFIQRLFDSYYIGQKNIYDKNILSDIANESGLDVSEFQLDLTSSITEKAFLCDQSIATEMDVRQSPCLVFFNRYHDEEGLKIDGLHALDIYQHIFCELLKSEPKLKEDLTIEECMEFLRFSTCTDIANILNLTEKKVTCELKKLSLQSKVKQTLTQQGVLWKKN, from the coding sequence ATGTTGAACAACCTCCAACACAATATATTTCCGGCAAAGCGAAATGAAAAACCTCTAGAATTATATTTGTTTTTTAATCCTTTAAATGAAAAAAGTTGGGACCTCGAGCAACTCGTACGGAAGTTAAAATTAACATATGGCAATTATTTCAAATTGCGCTATGTGTTAAATGTTGGTTCTTGTATCAGTTGTGAACAAAAAGAAAATGATAACACCATCTTTTATGCTATTAAAGCTGCTGAATTACAAGGCCACCGATTAGGTACTGAATTCATTCAAAGATTATTTGATTCTTATTATATTGGTCAAAAAAATATTTATGACAAAAATATCCTAAGTGACATTGCAAATGAGTCAGGATTAGACGTTTCAGAATTCCAATTGGATTTAACTTCTAGTATTACTGAAAAAGCCTTTTTGTGTGATCAATCAATTGCGACAGAAATGGATGTTCGACAATCTCCTTGTCTGGTATTCTTTAACCGTTATCATGATGAAGAAGGTTTGAAAATTGATGGATTACATGCACTAGATATTTATCAACATATCTTTTGCGAGTTACTCAAGAGCGAACCAAAATTAAAAGAAGATCTAACAATTGAAGAATGTATGGAATTTTTAAGATTCTCTACATGCACAGATATAGCAAACATTCTAAATTTGACGGAGAAAAAAGTAACCTGTGAATTAAAAAAACTGTCTCTTCAAAGCAAAGTGAAACAGACCTTAACACAACAAGGTGTTCTCTGGAAAAAAAATTAA
- a CDS encoding GNAT family N-acetyltransferase: protein MGFIKKVTLSDVESLQRISIKTFSDTFEKDNSPEDMQNYLSTAYSLSKLSNELENPNSQFYFIYCEETIAGYLKLNIADAQTENIDTEGLEIERIYIDTLYKRKGLGNKLLEKSISIASSLNKKSIWLGVLELNAPAITFYNTMGFRKVGEHSFFMGEDEQFDFIMKKELNQ from the coding sequence ATGGGCTTTATAAAAAAAGTGACATTAAGTGATGTTGAATCATTACAACGTATTAGCATTAAAACTTTCTCTGATACATTTGAAAAGGACAACTCGCCTGAAGATATGCAGAACTACTTATCAACAGCATATTCGCTAAGTAAACTCTCGAACGAATTAGAGAACCCTAATTCGCAATTTTATTTTATCTATTGTGAAGAAACTATTGCTGGATATTTAAAATTAAATATCGCAGATGCTCAAACTGAAAATATTGATACAGAAGGTTTAGAAATTGAACGGATATATATTGATACACTATATAAGAGAAAAGGACTAGGCAATAAATTATTAGAAAAATCGATAAGTATTGCCTCATCCTTAAATAAAAAATCAATATGGTTGGGTGTTTTGGAGCTCAATGCGCCTGCCATTACTTTTTATAATACAATGGGGTTCAGAAAAGTGGGGGAACATTCCTTCTTCATGGGTGAAGATGAACAATTTGACTTTATTATGAAGAAAGAATTAAACCAATAA
- a CDS encoding CYTH domain-containing protein, whose product MKEQEIEFKNLLSKDEYAKLLQHFKSVPKKQITQTNIYLDTPDFKLKEKKCGLRIRTFASGNHELTLKTPLPVGLLETTDSLAPSETKDILAGASLPNKEVTATLKSLNIQPQEIVAFGELHTNRVEFPYASGLLVLDHSHYLNKEDYEIEFEVTDAIQGELEFQQLLTQLDIQKRPTLNKVVRFYNTVKNQS is encoded by the coding sequence ATGAAAGAACAAGAAATTGAATTCAAAAATCTATTATCAAAAGACGAGTACGCTAAACTTCTACAACACTTTAAATCCGTCCCTAAAAAACAAATAACACAAACAAACATCTATCTTGATACACCTGATTTTAAACTAAAGGAAAAAAAATGTGGGCTACGCATTAGAACATTTGCTTCTGGAAATCACGAACTAACTTTAAAAACGCCCTTACCCGTTGGTTTATTGGAAACAACAGATAGTTTAGCACCATCTGAAACCAAGGACATATTGGCTGGTGCTTCTCTGCCAAATAAAGAAGTAACAGCAACTTTAAAAAGCTTAAATATTCAACCTCAGGAGATTGTTGCTTTTGGTGAACTACATACTAATCGTGTAGAATTCCCCTATGCCTCTGGCTTACTTGTTCTTGATCATAGTCATTATTTAAATAAGGAAGATTATGAAATTGAGTTTGAAGTAACCGATGCTATTCAGGGTGAACTCGAATTTCAACAACTTTTAACGCAATTAGACATTCAAAAACGTCCAACACTGAATAAAGTTGTACGATTTTACAATACTGTGAAAAATCAGTCCTAG